A single region of the Sciurus carolinensis chromosome 14, mSciCar1.2, whole genome shotgun sequence genome encodes:
- the Slc27a4 gene encoding long-chain fatty acid transport protein 4, whose amino-acid sequence MLFGASLVGLLLFSKLVLKLPWTQVGFSLLLLYLGSGGWRFIRVFIKTIRRDIFGGLVLLKVKGKVRRYLQERRTVPVLFASTVQHHPNKTALIFEGTDTHWTFRQLDDYSSSVANFLQARGLASGDVAALFMENRNEFVGLWLGMAKVGVEAALINTNLRRDALRHCLTTSQARALIFGSEMSPAVCEIHESLDSSLNLFCSGSWDPSTVPTGTEHLDPLLEDAPKHLPSCPDKGFTDKLFYIYTSGTTGLPKAAIVVHSRYYRMAALVYYGFRMRPDDIVYDCLPLYHSAGNIVGVGQCLIHGMTVVIRKKFSASRFWDDCVKYNCTIVQYIGELCRYLLNQPPREAETQHRVRMALGNGLRQSIWTNFSSRFHIPQVAEFYGATECNCSLGNFDSQVGACGFNSRILSFVYPIRLVRVNEDTMELIRGPDGVCIPCRPGQPGQLVGRIIQQDPLRRFDGYLNPGANNKKIAKDVFKKGDQAYLTGDVLVMDELGYLYFRDRTGDTFRWKGENVSTTEVEGTLSRLLDMTDVAVYGVEVPGTEGRAGMAAVASTTDSCDLEHFAQALEKELPLYARPIFLRFLPELHKTGTYKFQKTELRKEGFDPAVVKDPLFYLDARKGRYVPLDQEAYARIQAGEEKL is encoded by the exons ATGCTGTTCGGGGCATCTTTGGTGGGGTTGCTGCTGTTCTCCAAGCTGGTGCTGAAACTGCCCTGGACCCAGGTGGGGTTCTCCCTGCTGCTTCTCTACTTGGGGTCTGGTGGCTGGCGCTTCATCCGGGTCTTCATCAAGACCATCAGGCGGGATATCTT CGGTGGCCTGGTACTCCTCAAGGTGAAGGGAAAGGTTCGACGGTACCTGCAAGAGCGGAGAACAGTGCCCGTGTTGTTTGCCTCTACGGTACAGCACCACCCCAACAAGACAGCCCTGATCTTCGAGGGCACAGACACCCACTGGACCTTCCGCCAGCTGGATGATTACTCAAGCAGCGTGGCCAACTTCCTACAGGCCCGGGGCCTGGCCTCAGGAGATGTGGCTGCCCTTTTCATGGAGAACCGCAATGAGTTTGTGGGCCTGTGGCTGGGCATGGCCAAGGTGGGCGTGGAGGCGGCGCTCATCAACACCAACCTCCGACGTGATGCTCTGCGCCACTGCCTCACCACCTCCCAGGCTCGGGCCCTTATTTTTGGTAGTGAGATGTCCCCAG CTGTCTGTGAGATCCATGAGAGCCTGGACTCCTCGCTTAACCTCTTCTGCTCTGGCTCCTGGGACCCCAGCACAGTGCCCACTGGCACAGAGCACCTGGACCCTCTGCTGGAAGATGCCCCCAAGCACCTACCAAGTTGCCCTGACAAGGGCTTTACAG ATAAACTCTTCTACATCTACACATCGGGCACCACAGGGCTACCCAAAGCTGCCATTGTGGTGCACAGCAG ATATTACCGCATGGCTGCCCTGGTGTACTACGGATTCCGCATGCGCCCTGACGACATTGTCTATGACTGCCTCCCCCTCTACCACTCTGCAG GAAACATCGTGGGTGTTGGTCAGTGCCTGATCCATGGCATGACAGTGGTGATTCGAAAGAAGTTCTCAGCCTCCCGGTTCTGGGATGATTGTGTCAAATACAACTGCACT ATTGTGCAGTACATCGGAGAGCTGTGCCGCTATCTCCTGAACCAGCCACCCCGGGAGGCGGAGACCCAGCACCGGGTGCGCATGGCTCTGGGCAATGGCCTCCGGCAGTCCATCTGGACCAACTTTTCCAGCCGCTTCCACATCCCCCAGGTGGCCGAGTTCTACGGGGCCACTGAGTGCAACTGCAGCCTAGGCAACTTTGACAGTCAG GTAGGAGCCTGTGGCTTTAACAGCCGTATCCTGTCCTTTGTGTACCCCATCCGGCTGGTACGTGTCAACGAGGACACCATGGAGCTGATCCGGGGACCTGATGGCGTGTGCATTCCCTGTCGGCCAG GGCAGCCAGGCCAACTGGTAGGCCGTATCATCCAGCAAGACCCTCTGCGCCGCTTCGATGGCTACCTCAACCCAGGCGCTAACAACAAAAAGATCGCTAAGGACGTCTTTAAGAAGGGGGATCAAGCTTATCTCACTG GTGATGTGCTGGTGATGGATGAGCTAGGCTACCTGTATTTCCGAGATCGCACAGGGGACACATTCCGCTGGAAAGGTGAGAACGTGTCCACCACTGAGGTAGAGGGTACGCTCAGCCGCCTACTGGACATGACTGATGTGGCTGTGTATGGCGTTGAGGTGCCAG GAACTGAAGGTCGAGCAGGAATGGCTGCTGTGGCCAGCACCACTGATAGCTGTGACCTGGAGCACTTTGCACAGGCCTTGGAGAAGGAGCTGCCCCTATATGCCCGACCCATCTTCCTGCGCTTCCTGCCTGAACTGCACAAAACAG GAACCTACAAGTTCCAGAAGACAGAGCTACGGAAGGAGGGCTTTGACCCAGCTGTTGTGAAAGACCCGCTTTTCTACCTGGATGCCCGGAAGGGCCGCTATGTTCCGCTGGACCAAGAGGCCTATGCCCGCATCCAGGCAGGGGAGGAGAAGCTGTGA